The Arvicola amphibius chromosome 11, mArvAmp1.2, whole genome shotgun sequence genome has a segment encoding these proteins:
- the Pabpc4l gene encoding polyadenylate-binding protein 4-like: MSVEAKYRAASLYVGDLHEDVTEDVLFRKFNTVGPVLSIRICRDLVSRRSLGYAYVNFLQLDDAQKALDTMNFDLIQGKSIRLMWSQRDAYLRKSGIGNVFIKNLDKSIDNKTLYEHFSPFGKILSSKVMSDEEGSRGYGFVHYQDQSAADKAIEEMNGKLLRDCSVFVARFKSRKDREAELRSKTSEFTNVYIKNFGEDMDDDRLKELFGKYGPTLSVKVMKDADGKSKGFGFVSFYSHEAAKTAVEEMNGQDINGQTIFVGRAQRKVERQAELKEKFEEMKKERIRARQAAKLYIKNLDDSIDDETLRKEFSSFGSICRVKVMQEAGQSKGFGLICFFSPEAAAKAMAEMNGRVLGSKPLNIALGQKH, encoded by the coding sequence ATGAGTGTGGAAGCCAAGTACCGGGCCGCATCCCTGTATGTGGGTGACCTCCACGAAGATGTCACTGAAGATGTGTTGTTCAGGAAGTTCAACACAGTGGGACCCGTGTTGTCCATCCGCATCTGCAGGGACCTGGTTTCCCGTCGTTCCCTAGGCTATGCCTATGTCAATTTTCTCCAGCTGGATGATGCCCAGAAAGCCCTAGACACCATGAACTTTGATTTGATCCAAGGCAAATCCATACGTCTCATGTGGTCTCAACGGGATGCATACCTGAGGAAATCAGGAATCGGGAATGTGTTTATTAAGAATCTGGACAAATCCATTGATAACAAAACCTTATATGAACACTTCTCACCGTTTGGGAAGATCCTGTCCTCCAAGGTGATGAGCGACGAAGAAGGCTCCAGGGGCTATGGCTTCGTGCACTACCAGGACCAGAGCGCAGCAGACAAAGCCATTGAGGAGATGAATGGGAAGCTGCTGAGGGACTGCTCAGTGTTTGTGGCCAGATTCAAAAGCCGGAAGGATCGGGAGGCTGAACTCCGAAGCAAAACCAGCGAATTCACTAATGTGTACATCAAAAACTTTGGCGAGGATATGGACGATGATCGGCTTAAGGAACTGTTCGGCAAATACGGCCCAACTTTGAGCGTCAAGGTGATGAAAGATGCCGACGGGAAGTCCAAAGGCTTCGGCTTTGTGAGTTTTTATAGTCACGAAGCTGCCAAAACTGCAGTTGAAGAAATGAATGGACAGGATATAAACGGGCAGACGATTTTTGTAGGCAGAGCTCAGAGGAAGGTAGAACGCCAGGCTGAGTTAAAGGAAAAGTTTGAagagatgaaaaaggaaagaatccGTGCACGCCAAGCGGCGAAGCTCTACATTAAGAACCTGGATGACAGCATCGATGACGAAACACTGCGCAAGGAATTTTCTTCCTTTGGGTCCATTTGCCGAGTTAAGGTGATGCAGGAAGCAGGGCAGAGCAAAGGGTTTGGCTTGATCTGCTTCTTCTCTCCAGAGGCAGCTGCTAAAGCAATGGCTGAGATGAATGGCCGCGTCCTGGGCTCCAAACCCCTCAACATTGCCCTGGGTCAGAAGCACTGA